One candidate division WOR-3 bacterium DNA window includes the following coding sequences:
- a CDS encoding aspartate-semialdehyde dehydrogenase, translating into MKKVLILGATGLVGQEVVKILEQRNFPVADLYLFASEKSEGTTIKFRDREYEVSADYETYIGEVDIVFGCLDETLSREIVPKFQKNSIVIDNSPAFRLDPEVPLIVPEINPHKIKEHKGIIANPNCSTIQMLVPLYPLHKKAKIRRIFVATYQSVSGYGRDAVEELRLELEYLAVGQEIPKFEDSVFPHPIGANIIPQIGRFNEQGYTSEEMKMINETRKILDEPNILVSPTCVRIPVFYGHSEAVSVEFESSISVAEAKEILKSAPGVVLCDKDEEYPMPIEVAGKDEVFVGRIRKDFAFENGLAMWIVADNIRKGAALNAVQIAERLLRE; encoded by the coding sequence ATGAAAAAAGTCTTAATCCTTGGTGCGACGGGCTTAGTAGGTCAAGAGGTTGTTAAAATCTTAGAACAGCGAAATTTTCCGGTCGCCGATTTATATCTTTTTGCTTCAGAAAAAAGCGAAGGAACGACGATAAAGTTTCGGGATCGAGAGTATGAGGTGTCGGCGGATTACGAAACATACATCGGCGAGGTAGATATTGTCTTCGGTTGTCTTGATGAGACCCTGTCCCGAGAGATCGTGCCTAAATTCCAAAAAAATAGTATAGTCATTGATAATTCTCCAGCCTTCCGGTTGGACCCTGAAGTGCCGCTCATCGTTCCTGAGATCAATCCCCATAAAATAAAAGAACACAAAGGAATTATCGCCAATCCCAACTGTTCTACAATTCAGATGCTTGTTCCTCTCTATCCCCTCCACAAAAAAGCGAAGATTAGGAGAATCTTCGTTGCTACCTACCAGTCAGTTTCCGGATATGGACGGGATGCTGTTGAAGAATTAAGGTTAGAACTTGAATACCTGGCAGTAGGACAAGAGATTCCGAAATTTGAAGACAGTGTTTTCCCCCATCCAATCGGTGCTAATATCATTCCCCAGATTGGTCGTTTCAATGAACAGGGTTATACCAGTGAAGAGATGAAGATGATTAACGAAACCCGAAAAATCTTAGATGAACCAAACATTCTGGTGAGCCCTACCTGTGTGCGCATTCCAGTCTTTTACGGTCACAGTGAAGCAGTAAGTGTGGAATTTGAGAGTTCTATCTCGGTTGCAGAAGCGAAGGAAATACTTAAGAGCGCACCGGGTGTGGTATTGTGTGATAAAGATGAAGAATATCCAATGCCGATTGAGGTTGCGGGTAAGGACGAGGTCTTTGTGGGACGAATACGCAAAGATTTTGCCTTTGAAAATGGTTTGGCAATGTGGATTGTGGCTGACAATATCCGAAAAGGGGCGGCGCTGAATGCGGTCCAGATTGCCGAACGATTATTAAGGGAGTAA
- the accD gene encoding acetyl-CoA carboxylase, carboxyltransferase subunit beta: protein MWFKKKVQAKPEEKLDLPEGLWVKCESCGEILYRSELEKKLWICPKCNFHFRIGSRDYISLLLDDGSLEELDADMEPLDPLDFPEYKKKLKAAQQATKLKDGLIYGRARIGGIPVIFATMDFAFMGGSMGSVVGEKVARAIRLARNEKKPLIIVSTSGGARMQEGIFSLMQLSKTSAELALLAQERIPYISILTHPTMAGVMASYASLGDIIIAEPGALIGFTGPRVIEQTIGEKLPPGFQRSEFMLAHGMIDLLVSRTDLRDTLIRLLKIICKVS, encoded by the coding sequence ATGTGGTTTAAGAAAAAGGTCCAGGCAAAACCAGAAGAAAAATTGGATTTACCGGAAGGTTTGTGGGTAAAATGTGAAAGTTGCGGAGAGATCCTTTACCGGAGTGAATTGGAGAAAAAGTTATGGATCTGTCCAAAGTGTAATTTTCATTTTCGCATTGGATCTCGGGATTATATTTCGCTCCTATTAGATGATGGATCATTAGAAGAATTGGATGCCGATATGGAACCACTTGATCCCCTTGATTTTCCCGAGTATAAAAAGAAATTAAAGGCGGCACAGCAGGCGACCAAGTTGAAAGACGGTTTAATCTATGGGCGGGCACGGATAGGTGGGATTCCCGTAATCTTTGCGACGATGGATTTTGCCTTTATGGGAGGCAGCATGGGTTCGGTGGTAGGAGAAAAAGTGGCAAGGGCGATAAGACTGGCAAGGAATGAGAAGAAACCATTGATCATTGTTTCTACCTCTGGTGGGGCAAGGATGCAGGAGGGGATTTTTTCGTTAATGCAACTATCCAAAACCTCCGCAGAATTAGCACTGTTGGCTCAGGAGAGGATACCTTATATCTCAATCCTCACCCATCCTACCATGGCCGGGGTTATGGCTTCTTATGCCTCGCTCGGCGATATTATCATTGCCGAACCCGGCGCCCTGATTGGATTCACCGGTCCCCGAGTAATTGAACAGACGATTGGAGAAAAACTACCTCCGGGTTTCCAACGTTCGGAATTTATGCTTGCACATGGGATGATTGACTTGCTCGTTTCCCGAACCGATTTGCGGGATACTTTGATCCGACTCTTAAAGATCATCTGCAAAGTTTCCTGA
- the ugpC gene encoding sn-glycerol-3-phosphate ABC transporter ATP-binding protein UgpC produces MAEVRLENVSKIYDKHILAVQDITFDVHHREFVVLLGPSGCGKTTILRLIAGLEEVSGGKIFIDEVCVNEVPPDKRDIAMVFQNYALYPHMSVFDNMAFGLRMRRLPHSEINARVLKAAEILGLKDLLDRKPRQLSGGQRQRVALGRAIVRNPKLFLFDEPLSNLDAKLRVQMRGELARLHRALGATIIYVTHDQVEAMTLGEKVVVMNNGRIQQISDPLTLYRKPANKFVAGFIGTPPMNFLSGVIREDRDSVKFINKEFTLPLNQDFARFKDREVIMGFRPNDFTDGPGIEFKIKVEIIEPVGEEIYVYGKINNLTIQAKVPSFYKPKIDEILILRMPPEKIYLFDGQTENALR; encoded by the coding sequence ATGGCAGAAGTTCGTCTGGAAAATGTATCAAAGATATATGATAAGCATATCCTAGCAGTTCAGGATATCACCTTTGATGTTCATCATCGGGAATTTGTTGTATTACTCGGTCCCTCAGGCTGCGGTAAGACTACGATATTAAGATTGATTGCCGGGCTGGAGGAGGTCTCCGGGGGTAAGATATTTATTGATGAAGTATGTGTAAATGAGGTTCCTCCGGATAAACGGGACATAGCAATGGTTTTTCAAAATTATGCCCTTTATCCACATATGAGCGTATTTGACAATATGGCTTTCGGACTGCGGATGCGGAGATTACCCCATTCTGAGATTAACGCCCGGGTATTGAAGGCTGCAGAAATTTTAGGATTAAAAGACTTACTGGACCGTAAGCCCAGGCAATTATCGGGGGGACAACGTCAAAGGGTAGCCTTGGGCCGGGCAATCGTGCGCAATCCCAAATTATTTTTATTTGATGAACCTCTTTCCAATCTTGATGCCAAATTGCGCGTTCAAATGCGCGGCGAACTAGCGCGTTTGCACCGGGCATTGGGTGCTACCATAATCTATGTCACCCATGACCAGGTGGAAGCAATGACTCTGGGCGAAAAGGTGGTGGTGATGAACAATGGTAGAATTCAGCAGATCAGCGATCCTTTGACCCTCTACCGAAAACCTGCCAATAAGTTTGTAGCGGGTTTCATCGGCACACCCCCGATGAATTTTCTTAGTGGGGTTATCAGGGAAGACCGGGATTCAGTTAAATTTATCAATAAGGAGTTCACCCTCCCTCTTAATCAAGATTTTGCCCGCTTCAAGGACCGGGAAGTGATAATGGGATTCCGACCCAATGATTTCACGGATGGCCCAGGGATTGAATTTAAAATAAAAGTTGAAATTATCGAACCTGTGGGCGAAGAAATTTATGTATACGGCAAAATAAACAATCTCACCATCCAAGCAAAAGTGCCTTCTTTTTATAAACCCAAGATTGATGAGATACTGATTCTTCGGATGCCTCCGGAGAAAATCTATTTATTTGATGGTCAAACCGAAAATGCCCTCCGCTGA